Proteins encoded within one genomic window of Acomys russatus chromosome 5, mAcoRus1.1, whole genome shotgun sequence:
- the Otub1 gene encoding ubiquitin thioesterase OTUB1, which translates to MAAEEPQQQKQEPLGSDSEGVNCLAYDEAIMAQQDRIQQEIAVQNPLVSERLELSVLYKEYAEDDNIYQQKIKDLHKKYSYIRKTRPDGNCFYRAFGFSRLEALLDDSKELQRFKAVSAKSKEDLVSQGFTEFTIEDFHNTFMDLIEQVEKQTSVADLLASFNDQSTSDYLVVYLRLLTSGYLQRESKFFEHFIEGGRTVKEFCQQEVEPMCKESDHIHIIALAQALSVSIQVEYMDRGEGGTTNPHVFPEGSEPKVYLLYRPGHYDILYK; encoded by the exons GTGTTAACTGTCTGGCCTATGATGAAGCCATTATGGCTCAGCAGGACCGAATCCAGCAAGAG ATTGCTGTGCAGAATCCACTGGTGTCAGAGCGGCTGGAACTCTCAGTCCTTTACAAGGAGTATGCTGAGGATGACAACATCTACCAACAGAAGATCAAG GACCTCCACAAAAAGTACTCGTACATCCGGAAGACCCGGCCCGACGGCAACTGCTTCTATCGAGCATTCGGCTTCTCCCGCTTGGAGGCACTGCTAGATGACAGCAAGGAACTACAACG gTTCAAGGCCGTATCTGCCAAGAGCAAAGAGGACCTGGTATCCCAGGGCTTCACTGAGTTCACAATCGAGGACTTCCACAACACG TTCATGGACCTTATTGAGCAGGTGGAAAAGCAGACCTCTGTCGCTGACCTGCTGGCCTCCTTCAATGACCAGAGCACCTCAGACTACCTTGTGGTCTACCTGCGGCTGCTCACCTCAGGCTACCTGCAGCGGGAGAGCAAGTTCTTCGAGCACTTCATAGAAGGCGGCCGGACCGTGAAGGAGTTCTGCCAGCAG GAGGTGGAACCCATGTGCAAGGAGAGCGACCACATCCACATCATTGCACTGGCCCAGGCCCTCAGCGTGTCCATCCAGGTGGAGTACATGGACCGCGGTGAGGGTGGCACCACCAACCCACACGTCTTCCCTGAGGGCTCCGAGCCCAAGGTCTACCTTCTCTACCGGCCTGGACACTACGATATCCTCTACAAGTAG